In a genomic window of Acropora muricata isolate sample 2 chromosome 2, ASM3666990v1, whole genome shotgun sequence:
- the LOC136909588 gene encoding neurogenic locus notch homolog protein 3-like — protein sequence MSIFSTAKEKKVWPATGKMSVALFALYFLSLVSTSETTGEQCKVYQVPLRGKALCGHTYRTAKAGELFRCYVCCERDPACKSCNFKHRQQICEMNNETKETKPNDFITDEQSYYIKRTGGDVDECTAFPNICDANADCQNTDGSYICNCKAGYTGDGKTCSKVGKDFSYSN from the exons ATGAGTATATTTTcaacagcaaaagaaaaaaagg TTTGGCCTGCTACAGGAAAGATGTCTGTGGCACTTTTCGCATTGTACTTTCTGTCGCTGGTTAGCACGAGTGAGACGACTGGCGAGCAATGCAAAGTTTATCAAGTCCCTCTTCGTGGCAAAGCACTTTGCGGTCACACCTATAGAACTGCAAAGGCCGGGGAACTGTTTAGATGCTATGTTTGCTGTGAGAGAGATCCAGCGTGCAAGAGTTGTAACTTCAAACATAGACAACAGATTTGCGAAATGAATAACGagacaaaggaaacaaaaccaAATGACTTCATCACAGATGAGCAAAGTTATTACATAAAACGCACAGGTGGAG ATGTTGACGAATGCACGGCGTTTCCCAACATCTGTGACGCCAACGCCGATTGCCAGAATACAGACGGATCTTACATTTGCAATTGCAAGGCTGGTTACACGGGCGACGGTAAAACGTGCTCCAAAGTTGGTAAGGACTTCTCCTACTCAAATTAG
- the LOC136909585 gene encoding uncharacterized skeletal organic matrix protein 5-like, translating into MLGSRNIEVYCFMRDFGCGRGGWTLVMKTDGTKNTFHYSSSFWSDRKVYNLAGGKTGFDKRETKLPPYWETQFSKICLGMRNGNRTRFVVINQSANSLYALIADGGYRPFSLGRNKWKSLIGPQASLQTNCNKEGFNVLGGGSKARIGIIANNENHCSSCDSTIGYGTGGSNTCGNYARHSPDGDKDIKAMGYILVQ; encoded by the exons ATGCTTGGGTCAAGAAACATTGAAGTTTATTGTTTTATGAGAGACTTCGGATGCGGAAGGGGAGGATGGACACTTGTTATGAAAACTGATGGAACAAAG AACACCTTCCACTATTCCTCTTCTTTCTGGAGCGACAGGAAAGTTTACAACCTTGCAGGAGGTAAGACTGGTTTTGACAAAAGAGAAACCAAATTGCCCCCTTATTGGGAGACGCAGTTCTCAAAGATTTGTCTTGGAATGAGGAACGGCAATAGAACAAGATTCGTGGTCATTAACCAAAGTGCCAACTCATTGTACGCACTTATCGCTGACGGAGGATACCGACCTTTTTCACTGGGCCGTAACAAGTGGAAGTCTCTTATTGGTCCACAAGCGTCACTACAGACGAATTGCAATAAAGAAGGGTTCAACGTTCTGGGAGGCGGATCAAAAGCAAGGATCGGCATCATTGCGAACAATGAAAACCACTGTTCTAGTTGTGACTCCACAATTGGATATGGAACTGGAGGCTCAAACACGTGTGGAAACTACGCTAGACATTCTCCTGATGGCGATAAAGACATCAAAGCCATGGGGTATATTTTAGTTCAGTGA